One segment of Stomatobaculum sp. F0698 DNA contains the following:
- a CDS encoding phosphomannomutase/phosphoglucomutase — translation MEREELKLEDFLRVKNGNDVRGTVIETADEEITLTAEMVKCIAAAFADYLSDDPEMDRETLRIAVGHDSRVSAEMMEEACLEGLRGVQRSRCGLITTPAMFQSTILDEASFDGAIMLTASHLPYQRNGMKFFTVGGALSGKELDGILRRAYEIYAPASDFPLRSIYAAHMRDIICEEAGEEKGSKVLDGLKIAVDAGNGAAGFFATEILEPLGADVSGSVFLAPNGNFPNHVPNPEDKRAMDAAKRAVQASGSDLGVIFDCDGDRAAVVFSDGTEVNRNKLIALLAAIEAETHPHAIIVTDSVTSDGLTRFLEGTLGLRHFRYRRGYKNVIDKGLELTMSGEDCPLAIETSGHGAFEENHFSDDGAYIAAKIIGRLALLRKKGQRIEDMIAELQNPAEEEERRFQILVSDFKSYGAGVLERFRAFVEKDPRFTVVEPNYEGVRVSCKDGEAAGWILLRQSLHDPVLPMNLEAENEGGLAVLWSRVEPFFASEKKLLQK, via the coding sequence ATGGAGAGAGAAGAGCTTAAGTTGGAAGACTTTTTGCGTGTCAAGAACGGAAACGATGTGCGCGGCACGGTGATTGAGACCGCGGACGAGGAGATTACGCTGACCGCGGAGATGGTTAAGTGCATCGCTGCGGCCTTTGCCGACTATCTCTCGGATGATCCGGAGATGGACCGGGAGACACTCCGGATTGCCGTCGGACACGACAGCCGCGTCTCTGCGGAGATGATGGAAGAAGCCTGCCTCGAGGGTCTCAGAGGCGTGCAGAGAAGCCGTTGCGGACTCATTACGACCCCGGCCATGTTCCAGTCGACCATACTGGATGAGGCTTCGTTCGACGGCGCCATTATGCTGACGGCGAGCCATCTGCCCTACCAGCGGAACGGCATGAAGTTTTTCACGGTGGGCGGTGCGCTTTCCGGTAAGGAACTCGACGGCATTTTGCGGCGCGCATATGAGATTTACGCACCTGCGTCCGACTTTCCACTTCGCAGCATTTATGCGGCCCATATGCGCGACATTATCTGCGAAGAGGCGGGCGAAGAGAAGGGAAGCAAAGTTCTGGACGGCCTTAAAATTGCAGTGGATGCCGGCAACGGCGCGGCCGGTTTCTTTGCGACCGAGATACTCGAGCCGCTCGGCGCGGATGTGAGCGGCAGCGTGTTTCTTGCGCCGAACGGTAACTTTCCGAATCATGTGCCGAATCCCGAGGACAAGCGTGCCATGGACGCGGCAAAGCGCGCCGTACAGGCATCGGGCTCGGACCTGGGTGTGATTTTTGACTGTGACGGCGACCGTGCTGCCGTGGTCTTTTCGGACGGAACCGAAGTGAACCGGAATAAGCTGATCGCACTGCTCGCGGCCATCGAGGCAGAGACGCACCCGCATGCGATTATCGTAACGGATTCGGTCACCTCGGACGGCCTGACGCGCTTCCTTGAGGGGACGCTCGGACTCCGGCATTTCCGGTATCGCAGGGGTTATAAGAACGTCATCGACAAGGGACTTGAGCTCACCATGAGCGGTGAAGATTGTCCGCTTGCGATCGAGACCTCGGGGCACGGTGCCTTTGAAGAGAATCATTTTTCGGATGACGGTGCCTACATCGCAGCAAAGATCATCGGCCGCCTTGCCCTTCTCAGAAAGAAGGGACAGCGCATTGAGGATATGATTGCGGAGCTTCAAAATCCCGCAGAGGAAGAGGAGCGTCGCTTCCAGATTCTGGTGAGCGATTTTAAGTCTTACGGTGCAGGCGTTCTGGAGCGTTTCCGCGCCTTTGTCGAAAAAGACCCGCGCTTTACCGTGGTCGAACCGAACTATGAGGGCGTTCGTGTGAGCTGTAAGGACGGGGAAGCCGCAGGCTGGATACTGCTGCGGCAGTCTCTGCATGATCCGGTGCTTCCCATGAATCTGGAAGCGGAAAACGAAGGCGGCCTTGCGGTTCTCTGGTCGCGCGTGGAGCCCTTCTTCGCATCGGAGAAAAAATTGCTGCAAAAATAA
- a CDS encoding DUF2325 domain-containing protein: protein MNVVIIGGNECMERQYCDLCTKHGCKAKVFCKFKNGMRDRIGKPDLMILFTHTVSHKMVQYALNSAGEDTCVVRSHTSSMSSLKGILAEHTA from the coding sequence ATGAATGTTGTGATCATCGGCGGAAACGAGTGTATGGAGCGGCAGTATTGCGATCTCTGTACCAAGCACGGATGTAAGGCGAAGGTCTTTTGCAAGTTCAAGAACGGTATGCGGGACAGAATCGGCAAGCCCGATTTAATGATACTGTTCACACATACAGTCTCACACAAGATGGTCCAGTATGCATTGAACTCGGCGGGAGAAGATACCTGTGTGGTGCGTTCTCATACGAGTTCCATGTCCTCCCTGAAGGGAATACTGGCAGAACACACGGCATAA